One Gordonia sp. SID5947 genomic region harbors:
- a CDS encoding M23 family metallopeptidase — translation MATHDRRTRRRHRSRLVRVIVSALSELIVVGVLLYALPGIGAAAGPRFRLPLAPPAAVVRGFDPPELRWQPGHRGVDLSTSPGAAIRAAGPGTVQFAGVVAGRPVVSIHHADGLITTYEPVRPSVRAGATVRRGQTIGTVSAGHEGCSAPACLHWGARRGKGRSAVYLNPLALIGALRVRLKPVDGVRPVDVPAGEPHAAVPH, via the coding sequence ATGGCCACCCACGACCGCCGGACCCGACGACGGCACCGTTCGCGTCTCGTACGGGTGATCGTGTCCGCGTTGTCGGAACTGATCGTCGTCGGCGTGCTTCTGTACGCACTGCCGGGGATCGGGGCGGCCGCGGGTCCACGATTCCGGTTGCCACTGGCACCGCCCGCCGCGGTCGTCCGCGGCTTCGATCCTCCGGAGCTCCGCTGGCAGCCGGGTCATCGCGGAGTCGACCTCTCCACGTCACCGGGCGCCGCGATCCGCGCAGCCGGGCCCGGCACGGTGCAGTTCGCGGGCGTGGTCGCCGGCCGCCCGGTGGTGTCGATACATCACGCCGATGGGCTGATCACAACATACGAGCCGGTCCGACCGTCGGTCCGGGCGGGCGCGACCGTTCGTCGCGGTCAGACCATCGGCACGGTATCCGCGGGGCATGAGGGATGCTCGGCACCCGCCTGTCTGCACTGGGGCGCTCGACGGGGAAAGGGCCGGTCCGCGGTCTATCTGAACCCGCTCGCTCTGATCGGCGCGCTGCGGGTCCGACTCAAACCGGTCGACGGAGTCAGGCCCGTGGATGTGCCTGCCGGTGAACCGCACGCAGCCGTTCCACACTGA
- the dprA gene encoding DNA-processing protein DprA — protein MSGDAERRAWAYLARVAEPPCSALEALCDQLGPVEAAAAVRARVVPAGHERVLDATGARADIDTAAEDLEIADRIGARLITRDDAEWPGWPLMALSQSDTAARGGEPLALWVRGPGRLDELATTGVALVGSRAASGYGEQVASGLASGLAAENWTVTSGGAYGIDGVAHRAALASEGMTMAVMACGIDRDYPAGHARLLAAIAERGLVVSEYPPGTTAAKHRFLTRNRLVAAMSDAVVVVEAGRRSGAANTAAWARKLGRPLGAVPGPVTSATSIGCHQMIADDLAVLVADTRSVIALAAPDGTPDIVRGRTRSTDDLSGDEQRVHDALPGRGAVTIEEIAFSAGLDIPVVRTALARMDVSGHVVHAEGMWRLP, from the coding sequence ATGAGCGGCGACGCCGAGCGGCGAGCGTGGGCGTACCTGGCCAGGGTGGCGGAACCGCCGTGCTCTGCGCTCGAAGCGCTGTGTGATCAGCTGGGCCCTGTGGAGGCGGCAGCCGCAGTTCGCGCCCGCGTGGTGCCCGCCGGTCACGAGCGGGTGCTCGATGCCACCGGTGCGCGCGCCGACATCGACACTGCCGCAGAAGACCTCGAGATCGCGGACCGGATCGGTGCCCGTCTGATCACCCGCGACGACGCGGAATGGCCGGGCTGGCCGCTCATGGCCTTGAGTCAGTCGGACACGGCCGCCCGCGGCGGGGAACCGTTGGCACTGTGGGTCCGTGGACCGGGCCGACTGGACGAACTGGCGACGACGGGTGTCGCGCTGGTCGGTTCACGTGCCGCGTCCGGTTACGGCGAACAGGTCGCGTCGGGCCTCGCGTCCGGACTCGCCGCAGAGAACTGGACGGTGACCTCGGGTGGTGCATATGGGATCGACGGAGTCGCACACCGCGCGGCATTGGCTTCCGAAGGAATGACGATGGCCGTCATGGCGTGTGGGATCGATCGCGACTATCCGGCCGGTCACGCACGCCTTCTCGCGGCGATCGCCGAGCGCGGTCTCGTCGTCTCCGAGTACCCGCCCGGTACCACCGCGGCCAAACATCGCTTCCTCACCCGGAACCGCCTGGTGGCCGCGATGTCCGATGCGGTGGTGGTTGTGGAGGCCGGCCGTCGGTCGGGGGCGGCGAACACTGCCGCGTGGGCCCGCAAACTCGGCCGGCCGCTCGGCGCGGTACCGGGCCCGGTCACGTCGGCGACATCCATCGGCTGTCATCAGATGATCGCCGACGATCTCGCCGTCCTGGTGGCCGACACCCGATCCGTGATCGCACTCGCGGCTCCCGACGGCACACCCGACATCGTCCGGGGCCGAACGCGTTCCACGGACGATCTCAGCGGAGACGAGCAACGCGTACACGATGCGTTGCCCGGCCGAGGGGCGGTCACGATCGAGGAGATCGCGTTTTCCGCGGGTCTCGACATCCCTGTCGTGCGAACCGCTCTGGCCCGGATGGACGTCAGTGGGCACGTGGTGCATGCCGAGGGCATGTGGCGCTTGCCATGA
- the lepB gene encoding signal peptidase I, translating into MADTHSTGGESEHTADRSSSKAGDYGWDHDGDHPDERPWRTKGDKPEKRGSLLREAVIIIGCVLLLTWLLQTFIGRQYVIPSESMEQTLHGCAGCTNDRIVIDKLSYRFGDPSPGDVVVFKAPSESWDGAWLSPRSENPVVHGLQDGLSWFGFAPPDENDLVKRVIATGGQTVECKNSENVGVKVDGKPLNEPYVDKALQAEDVAAGNEMAAGPDGQPNACYGPDFGPVKVPDGNVWVMGDNRANSADSRFHMEDEFHGTVPESDIRGKVRFIIYPFSRIGGVSSHNPQS; encoded by the coding sequence GTGGCCGACACACACTCCACGGGTGGGGAATCCGAACACACTGCCGACCGCTCGTCCTCCAAGGCGGGGGACTACGGCTGGGACCACGACGGCGACCACCCTGATGAGCGCCCGTGGCGCACCAAGGGTGACAAACCCGAGAAGCGTGGCTCGCTGCTTCGCGAAGCCGTCATCATCATCGGCTGCGTTCTGCTGCTGACCTGGCTGTTGCAGACGTTCATCGGACGGCAGTACGTCATCCCGTCCGAATCGATGGAACAGACCCTGCACGGTTGTGCGGGTTGCACCAACGACCGGATCGTCATCGACAAGCTCTCGTATCGCTTCGGCGACCCCAGCCCCGGCGACGTGGTGGTGTTCAAGGCCCCGAGCGAATCGTGGGACGGCGCGTGGCTCTCGCCCCGCTCCGAGAATCCGGTCGTGCACGGTCTGCAGGACGGTCTGTCGTGGTTCGGATTCGCACCGCCCGACGAGAACGACCTCGTGAAGCGCGTGATCGCGACCGGCGGCCAGACGGTGGAATGCAAGAACTCCGAGAACGTCGGTGTGAAGGTCGACGGCAAGCCGTTGAACGAGCCGTACGTCGACAAGGCGTTGCAGGCCGAGGACGTCGCGGCCGGCAACGAGATGGCCGCAGGTCCCGACGGTCAGCCGAACGCCTGCTACGGGCCCGATTTCGGCCCGGTCAAGGTGCCCGACGGCAATGTGTGGGTGATGGGGGACAACCGCGCCAATTCGGCGGACTCCCGATTCCACATGGAGGACGAGTTCCACGGCACGGTGCCGGAGAGCGACATCCGCGGCAAAGTTCGTTTCATCATCTATCCCTTCTCGCGGATCGGTGGTGTGTCCTCGCACAATCCCCAGTCATGA
- the trmD gene encoding tRNA (guanosine(37)-N1)-methyltransferase TrmD produces the protein MRIDVVSIFPEYLDPLRVALLGKAIDAGRISVEVHDLRKWTHDVHRSVDDSPYGGGPGMVMKPEVWGPCLDDVCPDEALLVVPTPAGVPFTQATAQRWSHEDHLVFACGRYEGIDQRVFDDAARRVRVEEVSLGDFVLIGGESAAMAMIEATVRLIDGVLGNPRSHQEDSFSDGLLEGPSYTRPVTWRGLDVPPVLLSGDHAKVAAWRYEQSRARTQARRPDLLPGDWPGDRGE, from the coding sequence ATGCGCATCGACGTCGTATCCATTTTTCCCGAGTATCTGGACCCGTTGCGGGTTGCCTTGCTGGGCAAGGCGATCGACGCCGGCCGCATCAGTGTCGAAGTACACGATCTGCGCAAATGGACCCATGACGTGCACCGCAGTGTCGACGACTCGCCCTACGGCGGCGGGCCGGGGATGGTGATGAAGCCCGAGGTGTGGGGCCCGTGTCTGGACGATGTGTGCCCCGATGAGGCGTTGCTGGTGGTCCCGACGCCCGCGGGCGTGCCGTTCACGCAGGCGACCGCACAGCGCTGGAGCCACGAAGATCATCTGGTCTTCGCCTGCGGGCGCTATGAGGGCATCGATCAGCGCGTGTTCGACGACGCGGCTCGCCGGGTACGGGTGGAGGAGGTGTCGCTCGGCGATTTCGTCCTCATCGGTGGTGAGTCCGCCGCGATGGCGATGATCGAGGCCACCGTGCGGCTGATCGACGGCGTCCTCGGCAATCCTCGATCACACCAAGAGGATTCATTCTCCGACGGGTTGCTCGAGGGGCCGAGCTACACGCGCCCGGTGACGTGGCGAGGTCTCGACGTGCCACCGGTGTTGCTCAGTGGCGACCATGCGAAGGTGGCGGCCTGGCGGTATGAACAGTCGCGGGCGAGGACGCAGGCGCGCCGGCCCGATCTGCTGCCGGGCGACTGGCCTGGTGATCGAGGCGAGTGA
- a CDS encoding YifB family Mg chelatase-like AAA ATPase: MSEPGLVTGLGRVHSVGLNAFAAREIEIQANVGQGLPGFAVTGTVDASLREARDRVRAAISNSALKFPDMKVTVSLAPADLPKAGSSFDLGMALAILAATEQVATTRLGRTVFLGELGLDGGLRPVRGVLPALKRARDCGFSHAVVPIPNIAEAALVADLDVGGAQTLGEVVRWLAGDHVLDTVSDAEGAPPPPAVADLGDVVGQAEARHALEIAAAGAHHVLMTGPPGIGKTMLARRLPGILPALCPEESLEVTAIHSIAGTLRAGHPLITDAPFVAPHHTTTVTALLGGGTGMARPGAVSRAHRGVLFLDECAEMGAKVLDSLRQPLEEGEVRVSRRDGVATYPSRFQLIMAANPCPCAPAHDIDCVCSAIARRRYLGKLSGPLMDRVDIRVRMDPPGNTALMSSVEETSATVRERVSRARATAIERWSDHGWLTNAEVPGASLRQQYRLSPKALRPIELFLRDGRVTARGADRAIRLAWTLADLKGCTVPGETEIAEALLYRDRRGHR, encoded by the coding sequence GTGAGCGAGCCGGGGCTCGTCACCGGGCTCGGTCGTGTGCATTCGGTGGGACTGAACGCATTTGCTGCTCGCGAGATCGAGATCCAGGCGAACGTCGGGCAGGGGTTGCCGGGCTTCGCGGTCACCGGCACAGTCGACGCATCGCTCCGTGAGGCCCGTGACCGGGTACGCGCGGCAATCTCCAACAGCGCGTTGAAGTTCCCGGACATGAAGGTGACGGTCTCCCTCGCGCCGGCCGATCTTCCCAAGGCGGGATCGTCGTTCGACCTCGGCATGGCATTGGCGATCCTCGCCGCGACCGAACAAGTCGCCACCACACGGTTGGGCCGCACGGTGTTCCTCGGCGAGCTCGGCCTCGACGGCGGGTTACGGCCGGTGCGCGGCGTATTGCCTGCCCTGAAGCGGGCTCGTGACTGCGGCTTCTCCCATGCCGTCGTGCCGATCCCGAACATAGCCGAGGCGGCCCTGGTCGCCGATCTCGACGTCGGCGGTGCGCAGACGTTGGGGGAGGTCGTCCGCTGGCTGGCAGGCGATCATGTGCTGGACACGGTCTCCGACGCCGAGGGTGCCCCGCCACCGCCGGCGGTCGCCGACCTCGGTGATGTCGTCGGTCAGGCCGAAGCTCGCCACGCCCTCGAGATCGCCGCTGCGGGTGCGCATCACGTCTTGATGACGGGACCTCCCGGCATCGGCAAGACGATGCTCGCGCGGCGACTGCCCGGCATCCTGCCTGCGCTGTGCCCCGAAGAATCCCTGGAGGTGACCGCCATCCACTCCATCGCCGGAACCCTGCGGGCCGGCCATCCGCTCATCACCGATGCACCGTTCGTCGCGCCGCATCACACGACAACCGTGACCGCCCTGCTCGGCGGCGGTACGGGGATGGCCCGTCCGGGCGCCGTCTCCCGTGCCCACCGCGGCGTCCTGTTCCTCGACGAATGTGCCGAGATGGGGGCAAAGGTTCTGGACTCATTGCGACAACCCTTGGAGGAGGGCGAGGTTCGTGTCTCGCGACGAGACGGCGTGGCGACGTACCCGTCTCGTTTCCAACTCATCATGGCGGCGAATCCGTGTCCCTGCGCACCGGCACACGACATCGACTGCGTCTGCTCCGCCATCGCCCGACGGCGGTATCTCGGAAAGCTGTCGGGTCCGTTGATGGATCGCGTCGACATCCGAGTACGCATGGATCCGCCCGGCAACACAGCATTGATGAGCTCGGTCGAGGAGACCAGCGCGACGGTACGCGAGCGCGTCTCGCGCGCCCGGGCAACCGCGATCGAGCGATGGTCGGACCACGGCTGGCTGACGAACGCCGAGGTTCCGGGTGCGTCCCTGCGGCAGCAATACCGATTGTCGCCCAAGGCATTGCGGCCAATCGAACTCTTCCTGCGTGACGGAAGGGTGACCGCCCGCGGCGCCGATCGCGCAATTCGACTCGCCTGGACCTTGGCCGACCTCAAGGGCTGTACGGTGCCCGGTGAGACAGAGATCGCCGAGGCGTTGCTGTACCGGGACCGACGAGGTCACCGATGA
- the rplS gene encoding 50S ribosomal protein L19 — protein MNTLDFLDKQSLRDDIPDFGPGDTLDVHVKVIEGSKERVQVFKGVVIRRQGGGVRETFTVRKVSFGVGVERTFPVHSPNIAKIDVVTRGDVRRAKLYYLRDLRGKAAKIKEKR, from the coding sequence ATGAACACCCTCGACTTTCTCGACAAGCAGTCGCTGCGCGACGACATCCCCGATTTCGGACCCGGTGACACCCTCGACGTCCACGTCAAGGTCATCGAAGGCTCGAAGGAGCGCGTCCAGGTGTTCAAGGGCGTCGTGATCCGTCGTCAGGGCGGCGGCGTGCGCGAGACCTTCACCGTTCGCAAGGTGTCCTTCGGCGTCGGCGTGGAGCGTACCTTCCCGGTGCACAGCCCGAACATCGCCAAGATCGACGTGGTCACCCGTGGTGACGTGCGTCGCGCGAAGCTCTACTATCTGCGCGATCTGCGCGGTAAGGCAGCCAAGATCAAGGAAAAGCGCTGA
- a CDS encoding YraN family protein: protein MSDNVSRPPGSSPPRRPRSADIGRLGEDLAAEHVQGLGWTVLERNWRNRYGELDLIAADGSVLVVVEVKTRASRVFDDPAAAVTPLKLARMRRLTRQWLAENRTQWWSRIRFDVLSVQLDARDPMAVGRAVVRRHQGVFE from the coding sequence ATGAGCGACAACGTATCCCGGCCGCCCGGGTCGAGCCCGCCCCGGCGCCCCCGCAGCGCGGACATCGGCAGGCTGGGTGAAGATCTGGCCGCCGAACACGTGCAGGGTCTCGGCTGGACGGTCCTGGAGCGTAACTGGCGCAACCGATACGGCGAACTGGACCTGATTGCCGCCGACGGCTCGGTGCTGGTCGTCGTGGAGGTGAAGACGCGCGCGTCTCGGGTCTTCGACGATCCGGCCGCGGCCGTGACGCCACTGAAGCTCGCCCGGATGCGTCGTCTGACCCGACAGTGGCTGGCCGAGAACCGCACGCAATGGTGGAGCCGGATTCGCTTCGACGTCCTGTCTGTCCAACTCGATGCGCGCGACCCCATGGCCGTCGGCCGGGCGGTGGTGCGTCGTCATCAGGGAGTGTTCGAGTGA
- a CDS encoding TetR/AcrR family transcriptional regulator: MPEPSSRRGSRLTVDDWLDAAMQLLITEGVGAIKISRLCTHLGVTKGSFYWHFTDIAALMSALADHCREVEESARQTLAELQTLPPVQRIEEMVRLVSDPRRWTVESAVRTWAETDESLADTVAALDDQIFDVAHEAMRELGFDEPEAHARATTLLYAGIGYLHARRRHGPASDDDARIFVDLLTGR; this comes from the coding sequence ATGCCGGAGCCGTCCTCTCGACGTGGATCGCGCCTGACCGTGGACGACTGGCTCGATGCCGCGATGCAGTTACTGATCACCGAGGGCGTCGGAGCGATCAAGATCTCACGACTGTGCACCCATCTCGGAGTGACCAAAGGTAGCTTCTACTGGCACTTCACCGATATCGCCGCGCTGATGTCGGCACTGGCCGATCACTGCCGGGAAGTCGAGGAGTCGGCGCGGCAGACCCTGGCGGAATTGCAGACCCTGCCGCCGGTGCAACGCATCGAAGAGATGGTCCGGCTGGTTTCCGATCCACGGCGCTGGACAGTCGAATCCGCCGTTCGCACCTGGGCGGAAACCGATGAGTCCCTGGCGGACACCGTGGCCGCACTCGACGACCAGATCTTCGACGTGGCGCATGAGGCGATGCGTGAGCTCGGATTCGATGAACCGGAGGCGCACGCGCGTGCGACGACCCTGCTGTACGCCGGGATCGGCTATCTGCACGCACGTCGCCGCCACGGCCCGGCCAGTGACGATGACGCCCGGATCTTCGTCGATCTGCTCACAGGGCGCTGA
- a CDS encoding tyrosine recombinase XerC, protein MTAESAPSPPSGDGGLIDDFTTFLTYEKGHSAHTVRAYVGDVRGLVAFAGARGVAVGDIDLSLLRSWLADHTRRGVARTSIARQVSSAKSFCAWATREGVFGADPSTRLQAPKAHRTLPVVLAPDQAAATMRSVGDLGAGDDPVALRDRVVVELLYASGIRVGELCGLDVGDVDVQRGVLRVTGKGNKERSVPFGQPAAVAIDRWLANGRPALAGPSSADALLLGAQGGRLNQRMARRVVHRAVEAAGGPDMGPHGLRHSAATHLLEGGADLRVVQELLGHSSLATTQLYTHVSVERLRAVHRQAHPRA, encoded by the coding sequence ATGACCGCAGAGTCCGCGCCCTCTCCGCCTTCCGGCGACGGCGGGCTCATCGACGATTTCACCACGTTTCTCACCTACGAGAAGGGGCACAGCGCGCACACCGTGCGCGCGTATGTCGGTGACGTCCGCGGCCTCGTGGCATTTGCAGGTGCGCGCGGCGTGGCGGTCGGCGACATCGACCTGTCGTTGCTGCGGAGTTGGCTCGCCGATCACACACGCCGCGGGGTGGCGCGTACATCGATCGCGCGTCAGGTGTCGTCGGCCAAGTCGTTCTGCGCGTGGGCCACACGTGAGGGCGTCTTCGGTGCCGATCCGTCGACCCGTCTGCAGGCCCCCAAGGCGCACCGGACGCTGCCCGTGGTGCTGGCGCCCGACCAGGCCGCCGCGACGATGCGTTCGGTCGGCGATCTCGGGGCCGGTGACGACCCGGTCGCGTTGCGGGACCGCGTGGTGGTGGAGTTGTTGTACGCCAGCGGTATTCGTGTCGGAGAGTTGTGCGGGCTCGACGTCGGAGATGTCGACGTGCAGCGGGGCGTCCTGCGGGTCACGGGCAAAGGGAACAAGGAACGGTCGGTGCCGTTCGGGCAGCCGGCCGCGGTCGCGATCGATCGATGGCTGGCCAACGGGCGACCGGCGCTCGCCGGCCCGTCGTCGGCGGATGCTCTCCTGCTCGGAGCGCAGGGTGGCCGACTCAATCAGCGGATGGCCCGGCGAGTGGTTCACCGGGCGGTGGAGGCCGCGGGCGGGCCGGACATGGGGCCGCACGGACTGCGGCACAGCGCCGCCACCCACCTCCTCGAGGGCGGAGCCGATCTCCGCGTGGTGCAAGAATTGCTCGGGCATTCTTCGCTCGCGACAACGCAGCTCTACACCCATGTCAGTGTGGAACGGCTGCGTGCGGTTCACCGGCAGGCACATCCACGGGCCTGA
- the rpsB gene encoding 30S ribosomal protein S2, with protein MAVVTMKQLLDSGAHFGHQTRRWNPKMKRFIFTDRNGIYIIDLQQTLTYIDKAYEFVKETVAHGGTILFVGTKKQAQESIAAEATRVGMPYVNQRWLGGMLTNFSTVHKRLQRLKELETMEQTGGFEGRTKKEILMLTREKNKLERTLGGIRDMAKVPSAVWVVDTNKEHIAVGEARKLNIPVIAILDTNCDPDLVDYPIPGNDDAIRSAALLTRVVASAVAEGVQARAGQSSDDSKPEAGGGEPLAEWEQELLTQATAPAGGEAGAAGTAPAQ; from the coding sequence ATGGCTGTCGTGACCATGAAGCAGCTGCTGGACAGCGGCGCACACTTCGGGCATCAGACCCGCCGTTGGAACCCGAAGATGAAGCGATTCATCTTCACCGACCGCAACGGCATCTACATCATCGACCTGCAGCAGACGCTGACCTACATCGACAAGGCATACGAGTTCGTCAAGGAGACGGTCGCCCACGGTGGCACCATCCTCTTCGTGGGCACCAAGAAGCAGGCGCAGGAATCGATCGCCGCAGAGGCGACTCGCGTCGGCATGCCGTACGTCAACCAGCGCTGGCTCGGTGGCATGCTCACCAACTTCTCGACCGTCCACAAGCGCCTGCAGCGTCTGAAGGAACTCGAGACCATGGAGCAGACCGGTGGCTTCGAGGGGCGCACCAAGAAGGAAATCCTCATGCTCACGCGTGAGAAGAACAAGCTCGAGCGCACCCTCGGCGGTATCCGAGATATGGCCAAGGTGCCTTCTGCTGTTTGGGTCGTGGACACCAACAAGGAGCACATTGCTGTCGGTGAGGCACGCAAGCTCAACATCCCGGTCATCGCGATCCTCGACACCAACTGCGACCCCGATCTCGTCGACTACCCGATCCCGGGCAACGACGATGCGATCCGCAGTGCCGCACTGCTGACCCGCGTGGTCGCCTCCGCCGTCGCCGAGGGTGTGCAGGCACGTGCCGGCCAGTCCTCCGACGATTCCAAGCCGGAAGCGGGCGGCGGCGAACCGCTGGCCGAGTGGGAGCAGGAACTGCTCACCCAGGCCACCGCGCCCGCGGGTGGCGAGGCCGGCGCCGCCGGTACCGCTCCTGCTCAGTAG
- the tsf gene encoding translation elongation factor Ts yields the protein MANYTAADVKRLRELTGSGMMDCKNALANNDGDFDKAVEELRIKGAKDVGKRAERSTAEGLVAAKDGVLIELNSETDFVAKNAEFQELADQILDAAAVAKTSDVDTLKAAALGGGTVDEAVAALSAKIGEKLELRRVAYYDGPVAVYLHKRASDLPPAVGVLVSYTGEGDDAAEAARGAAMQVAALRAKYATRDEVPADVVDNERRIAEQTAKEEGKPEQALPKIVEGRVNGFYKDVVLLDQPSVQDSKKTVKALLDEAGVTVNGFTRFEVGQS from the coding sequence ATGGCGAACTACACCGCAGCCGATGTGAAGCGTCTCCGCGAACTCACCGGCTCAGGAATGATGGACTGCAAGAACGCACTCGCGAACAACGACGGCGACTTCGACAAGGCTGTCGAAGAGTTGCGTATCAAGGGCGCCAAGGACGTCGGCAAGCGCGCCGAGCGCTCAACCGCCGAGGGTCTCGTCGCAGCCAAGGACGGCGTGCTGATCGAGCTCAACTCGGAGACTGACTTCGTCGCGAAGAACGCCGAGTTCCAGGAACTCGCCGACCAGATCCTCGACGCCGCAGCCGTCGCCAAGACCAGCGACGTCGACACGCTCAAGGCCGCGGCCCTGGGCGGGGGCACCGTGGACGAGGCCGTCGCCGCACTGTCGGCCAAGATCGGTGAGAAGCTCGAACTGCGTCGGGTTGCCTACTACGACGGACCGGTCGCCGTGTACCTGCACAAGCGCGCTTCGGATCTGCCGCCGGCCGTCGGTGTGCTGGTGTCCTACACCGGTGAAGGGGACGACGCCGCCGAGGCCGCACGTGGCGCGGCCATGCAGGTTGCCGCACTCCGCGCGAAGTATGCGACCCGCGACGAGGTGCCCGCCGACGTGGTGGACAACGAGCGCCGCATCGCCGAGCAGACCGCGAAAGAAGAAGGCAAGCCCGAGCAGGCGCTGCCGAAGATCGTCGAAGGGCGCGTCAACGGCTTCTACAAGGATGTCGTGCTGCTCGACCAGCCGTCGGTGCAGGACTCGA
- a CDS encoding DUF2469 domain-containing protein → MSAEDLEKYETEMELSLYREYKDIVGQFTYVVETERRFYLANAVEMVPRNTEGEIYFELRMSDAWVWDMYRPARFVKQVRVITFKDVNIEELEKPELRLPDEP, encoded by the coding sequence ATGAGTGCTGAGGATCTCGAGAAGTACGAAACCGAGATGGAACTCTCCCTGTACCGCGAGTACAAGGACATTGTCGGTCAGTTCACCTACGTGGTGGAGACCGAACGGCGCTTCTACCTGGCCAACGCGGTGGAGATGGTGCCCCGCAACACCGAGGGCGAGATCTACTTCGAGCTCCGGATGTCCGACGCCTGGGTCTGGGACATGTACCGGCCGGCCCGCTTCGTCAAACAGGTCCGGGTCATCACGTTCAAGGACGTGAACATCGAAGAGCTCGAGAAGCCGGAACTCCGCCTCCCCGACGAACCCTGA
- a CDS encoding RNA-binding protein, which translates to MTAVVADAVEHLVRGIVANPDDVRVEMITGRRGRLVEVHVNPEDLGKVIGRNGRTATALRTLVTGIGGRGMRVDIVDTDR; encoded by the coding sequence GTGACCGCAGTCGTCGCTGACGCGGTCGAGCATCTCGTCCGTGGCATCGTCGCCAACCCGGACGACGTCCGCGTGGAGATGATCACCGGTCGTCGCGGCCGCTTGGTCGAGGTGCACGTGAACCCAGAGGACCTGGGGAAGGTGATCGGCCGCAACGGCCGCACCGCGACCGCTCTGCGCACCCTCGTCACCGGCATCGGTGGCCGGGGCATGCGCGTCGACATCGTCGACACCGATCGCTGA
- a CDS encoding siderophore-interacting protein: MAKHMNIMTVLRREQLSPHFVRLHLGGEDFERVIPDGDSDTWDTDLYIKIAFGPDGAPFQGDVDRKEIRLMPPAEQPVLRTYTVRSIDRDRREMAVDFVVHGDEGIAGPWAATVEPGAAVRFFGPGSGYRPDPSAPWHLLASDEAGLPAVAAALEALPDDAVAKVFIEVAGPADELELAAPAGAQIVWVHRGGPAGDVGDDRAGDNSPLIAAVRDADWLDGEPHVFIHGEAQAVMHNLRAYVRKERGVGAKKASISGYWRRGRTEEGFREWKSELKAAEESAGATV; the protein is encoded by the coding sequence ATGGCCAAACACATGAACATCATGACGGTGCTTCGACGCGAGCAGCTCAGCCCGCACTTCGTCCGTCTTCACCTCGGTGGCGAGGACTTCGAGCGTGTCATTCCCGACGGCGATTCCGATACCTGGGACACCGATCTCTACATCAAGATCGCGTTCGGTCCCGACGGTGCGCCATTCCAGGGCGACGTCGACCGCAAGGAGATACGGCTCATGCCACCCGCGGAGCAGCCGGTCCTGCGTACCTACACCGTGCGTTCGATCGATCGGGACCGCCGTGAGATGGCCGTCGACTTCGTCGTCCACGGCGACGAGGGCATCGCCGGCCCGTGGGCGGCGACCGTCGAACCCGGTGCGGCGGTCCGGTTCTTCGGGCCGGGTAGTGGTTACCGGCCCGATCCCTCGGCTCCGTGGCATCTGTTGGCAAGTGACGAGGCCGGACTCCCGGCAGTCGCCGCGGCACTCGAGGCCTTGCCCGATGACGCTGTCGCGAAAGTGTTCATCGAGGTCGCAGGTCCCGCGGACGAGCTGGAGCTCGCGGCTCCTGCAGGCGCGCAGATCGTCTGGGTTCACCGTGGCGGTCCAGCGGGCGACGTCGGCGACGATCGTGCCGGCGACAACTCGCCTCTGATCGCGGCGGTCCGCGACGCCGACTGGCTCGATGGGGAGCCGCACGTGTTCATCCACGGCGAGGCGCAGGCGGTGATGCACAATCTGCGCGCCTACGTCCGCAAAGAACGCGGCGTCGGGGCGAAGAAGGCATCGATTTCCGGATACTGGCGTCGCGGCCGGACCGAAGAGGGCTTCCGAGAGTGGAAGTCGGAGCTGAAAGCCGCCGAGGAATCCGCGGGAGCGACCGTCTAG